The following are encoded in a window of Mycobacteroides chelonae CCUG 47445 genomic DNA:
- a CDS encoding DUF6049 family protein, giving the protein MTRITLRNATRVAAVLAVLALVLLGAPWAAPRAHAYRDGQFLKVVLDEVTPQTVTTVDSTVTVRGTVVNVGDRPVTDVVVRLERAEAVATSAELRANLHGRHDQYQPIGDFVTLAGTLEQGQQRPFTLAFPLRGGTGPTWNISTPGVYPALVNVNGTPDYGAAARLDDARFLLPVLGVPPPAGAASEPEVAPDTSRPVGLTLLWPLADRPRLAPGQPGGPAPVRLLDDQLERSLSPGGRLDALLGALEFATEPVVDPKADLARTVCLAVDPDLLVTVNEMTLGYQVLDNSADPAGPVHPGTGQGLAAAWLDRLRALAKRTCVTPLPYAQAGLDAVAQMADEGLAHQATTGTADVLDQILGINSLRGATLLGDGHLSKAGIGLLTGQGPTVAVSALPADQETPPDFNPRRVSDTVVAAPFDPSVGAALSAAGRTPTTPEYVPRSLRFTLQHDSRVARMQDALGAMAWQALTPQQTPRQTILLPDATWDLSDGEARAILSTTSTLLHAGLAIPRPLPTVIGEARAGAQPNPVDTAFGVDSPGAVDDGVSLGLGDEVRRLWGLTAALTVDARTGLTGVQYTDPLRQDALRAVSQSVPPDARDDTAQERLSAIRRTVGDLFNAVTVVNPGGSYTLATEHSPLPLVLRNELPVPIRVALRVETPAGMSATDVGVQEIPPGFLPVKVPVEVNVSQRMAVDVTLHTPDGLPLGDPVRLSVHSNAYGKPLFFITIGAATVLFALTGRRLWHRFRGQPDRADLDRENELSAGGRGSQWQP; this is encoded by the coding sequence ATGACTCGAATCACGCTTCGCAACGCGACGCGTGTGGCGGCGGTACTCGCCGTCCTCGCACTTGTCCTGCTGGGTGCTCCCTGGGCCGCACCCCGCGCCCACGCCTATCGGGACGGGCAGTTCCTCAAGGTCGTCCTGGACGAGGTCACCCCACAAACCGTCACCACCGTCGATTCGACCGTGACGGTGCGGGGAACGGTGGTCAACGTCGGCGATCGCCCGGTGACCGACGTGGTCGTTCGGCTGGAGCGTGCCGAGGCAGTCGCGACCAGCGCCGAGTTACGCGCCAATCTTCATGGCCGCCACGACCAGTACCAGCCCATCGGTGATTTTGTCACTCTCGCAGGCACTCTCGAGCAGGGTCAGCAGCGCCCCTTCACCCTCGCCTTCCCGCTGCGCGGCGGCACCGGACCAACGTGGAACATCTCCACGCCCGGGGTGTATCCCGCCCTGGTGAACGTCAACGGCACCCCCGACTACGGGGCCGCTGCCCGGCTCGATGACGCGCGCTTCCTGCTCCCGGTTCTCGGGGTTCCGCCCCCCGCCGGTGCTGCCTCCGAACCCGAGGTCGCACCCGACACCTCTCGCCCCGTGGGTCTAACGCTGTTGTGGCCGTTGGCCGACCGCCCGCGGCTGGCGCCCGGTCAGCCCGGTGGGCCGGCGCCGGTGCGGCTGCTCGACGATCAGCTCGAACGCTCCCTGTCACCCGGAGGCCGGTTGGACGCGCTGCTGGGAGCCCTGGAGTTCGCGACCGAGCCGGTCGTCGACCCCAAGGCGGATTTGGCCCGCACAGTCTGCCTGGCTGTCGACCCCGATCTGCTGGTGACGGTCAACGAGATGACACTCGGTTACCAGGTTCTCGACAATTCGGCCGATCCCGCCGGTCCGGTGCACCCCGGCACCGGGCAGGGGCTCGCGGCGGCCTGGCTCGACAGGCTGCGCGCGTTGGCCAAACGCACCTGCGTCACACCGCTGCCCTACGCACAGGCCGGTCTGGATGCTGTTGCTCAGATGGCCGATGAGGGTCTGGCCCATCAAGCCACCACCGGCACCGCAGATGTGCTCGACCAGATTCTAGGAATCAACAGCCTGCGCGGTGCCACCCTCCTCGGCGACGGTCATCTCTCGAAGGCGGGCATAGGTCTGCTCACCGGACAGGGCCCCACCGTCGCGGTGTCGGCCCTGCCCGCGGATCAGGAGACACCGCCCGACTTCAACCCGCGCCGGGTGTCCGACACCGTCGTGGCGGCACCTTTCGACCCATCGGTGGGCGCCGCACTGAGCGCCGCCGGGCGCACCCCCACCACGCCCGAGTACGTGCCCCGGTCGCTTCGCTTTACCCTGCAACATGATTCGCGCGTAGCGCGGATGCAGGACGCGCTCGGGGCGATGGCCTGGCAGGCGCTGACACCCCAGCAGACTCCCCGTCAGACGATTCTGCTGCCGGACGCCACCTGGGATCTGTCCGACGGCGAGGCCCGCGCCATCCTTTCCACCACGTCCACGCTTCTGCACGCCGGACTCGCCATACCGCGCCCGCTGCCGACCGTCATCGGCGAAGCGCGCGCCGGTGCCCAGCCCAACCCGGTGGACACCGCGTTCGGAGTGGATTCGCCGGGCGCCGTGGACGATGGGGTGTCGCTCGGGCTGGGCGACGAGGTCCGGCGGCTATGGGGGCTCACCGCAGCGCTGACCGTGGATGCCCGCACCGGACTCACCGGTGTTCAGTACACCGATCCGTTGCGCCAGGACGCCCTGCGGGCGGTGAGCCAGAGCGTTCCGCCCGACGCTCGCGACGACACCGCCCAGGAACGGCTCTCGGCCATCCGCCGCACTGTCGGTGACCTGTTCAACGCCGTCACCGTCGTCAATCCGGGTGGCTCCTACACCCTGGCCACCGAACACAGCCCGCTACCGCTGGTGCTGCGCAACGAGCTTCCGGTGCCTATCCGGGTCGCTCTGCGGGTCGAAACACCGGCCGGTATGAGTGCCACAGATGTTGGCGTTCAAGAGATTCCGCCCGGGTTCCTGCCGGTGAAGGTGCCCGTGGAGGTCAATGTCTCCCAGCGCATGGCTGTCGATGTAACCCTGCACACCCCCGATGGTCTGCCCTTGGGTGATCCGGTACGTCTGTCGGTGCACTCCAACGCATACGGAAAGCCGCTGTTCTTCATCACCATCGGCGCGGCCACGGTGCTCTTCGCGCTGACGGGCCGGCGCCTGTGGCATCGCTTCCGCGGCCAGCCCGACCGCGCCGATCTCGACCGCGAGAACGAGCTTTCCGCCGGCGGGAGGGGCAGCCAGTGGCAACCGTGA
- a CDS encoding lipid II flippase MurJ codes for MATVRKPLDPLPDPESDDTIEELSDAAVVAHSGSMAVATLVSRITGFIKLLLITAALGAASASAFSTANQLPNIIAALVLEATFTAIFIPVLTRAEREDADGGQAFMRKLLTIATSVLVVTTVLSVLAAPLLAALMLGDDPKVSTPLTTALAYLLLPQILFYGLSSVFMAILNTRNVFGPPAWAPVWNNVVAIAALILFWLMPGELTLDPTRMSDPKLLVLGIGTTLGVVTQATVLIPAIRRQGIPLRPLWGVDDRLKQFAGMAAAMFAYVAISQLGFVITNRIAAGAADSGPIIYNQTWMILQLPYGVVGVTILTAIMPRLSRNAAAEDTSAVVADISLATRLTMVVLIPVVAVMTVAGPAMGPALSAYGHFTLGNAHYLGLSISLSSFTLIAYALVLLQLRVFYARHEAWTPTLMIIVITAVKIVCSVIAPHLTDDPSLVAGYLGAANGLGFVAGAVCGYLLLRRSIGRAAGPLIGPGVVRTVLITLAASGTAAAVGLGIDRGFDLDLLTRAGGGLGSILRLVILGTVMLTVTFAAMVAVKLPEALSIVSLLQRRLGSRLGIGIQDHASVMGNSPPPSLPYPDSGDRVGGGDAVGLTTANKSVHGGGADTRKGRAVTDTPGSSTRSVSTESPSGGAVPTSVMPGASIADGRYRLLTSHGGPDGLQFWQATDTELNRPVALTIIDGATFTSDQVQDILSNTLRLSKIGSSGLARVLDAVREGTGGIIVAQWVRGGSLREVADTQPSAVGASRAVRSLAEAADAAFEAGSALSIDHPDRVRISIDGDAVLAFPATLSSASAHEDVHGLGAALYALTTRRWPLAETGQPSGLPGANRAPDGRPVEPRVIVPTIPAEISDVASRALSDDPGSAAELLDGLESAIASVDHTTMLEPAAAAPTQSFSIGRPQGFQDSGDPADDDDYDDVDDDEDPEEAARHRKIFLIGLGVVGVLVISLCIALGVWVTRIFGDVGPLDKINIGIGLPTQSANGDTAKPGSPAKIVQATVFPPGPDADQPGKANLAVDGNASTSWSTDTYTDADPFPVIFKPGVGLLLDLQSASALSSVTIESHSVGTQVQIRSADSATPGSVNDTKEISASTTLQPGKTTIPITSSSPVSHVLVWINKLGSTNGDHHAEIGEITVTTAS; via the coding sequence GTGGCAACCGTGAGAAAGCCGCTGGACCCGCTACCCGATCCGGAATCCGACGACACCATCGAAGAGCTCTCGGACGCGGCCGTCGTAGCGCATTCCGGCTCGATGGCGGTGGCCACCCTGGTCAGCCGGATCACCGGATTCATCAAGCTGTTGTTGATCACCGCTGCGCTCGGTGCCGCGTCCGCCAGTGCATTCTCGACCGCCAACCAGCTGCCCAACATCATTGCCGCACTGGTACTCGAGGCCACCTTCACCGCCATATTCATCCCCGTACTCACGCGCGCCGAGCGGGAGGATGCCGACGGCGGTCAGGCATTCATGCGCAAGCTGCTGACCATCGCCACATCGGTGTTGGTGGTGACGACGGTGCTGTCGGTGCTGGCCGCGCCATTGCTGGCCGCGCTGATGCTCGGCGATGACCCGAAGGTCAGCACGCCGCTGACCACCGCGCTGGCGTACCTACTGCTCCCGCAGATCCTGTTCTACGGACTGTCCTCGGTGTTCATGGCGATCCTGAACACCCGCAATGTGTTCGGACCACCCGCGTGGGCTCCGGTGTGGAACAACGTTGTCGCGATCGCCGCCCTGATTCTGTTCTGGCTGATGCCCGGGGAACTCACCCTCGATCCGACCCGGATGAGCGATCCCAAACTCCTGGTGCTGGGCATCGGCACCACGCTCGGCGTGGTCACCCAGGCCACGGTGCTGATTCCCGCCATTCGTCGCCAGGGGATCCCCCTGCGACCCCTGTGGGGAGTTGACGACCGGCTCAAGCAGTTCGCCGGTATGGCCGCGGCCATGTTCGCGTACGTGGCCATCAGCCAGCTCGGGTTCGTCATCACCAACCGGATCGCCGCCGGCGCAGCCGATTCCGGTCCCATCATCTACAACCAGACCTGGATGATCCTGCAGCTGCCCTACGGGGTAGTCGGGGTGACCATCCTGACGGCGATCATGCCGCGGCTCAGCCGCAACGCCGCGGCCGAGGACACCTCCGCGGTGGTGGCCGACATATCTCTGGCCACGCGGCTGACGATGGTTGTCCTGATCCCGGTCGTTGCTGTCATGACCGTCGCCGGTCCGGCGATGGGCCCGGCGCTCTCCGCGTACGGGCACTTCACCCTCGGTAACGCCCACTACCTCGGGCTCTCGATTTCACTTTCCTCCTTCACTCTCATTGCGTATGCCCTTGTGCTGCTTCAGCTTCGGGTGTTCTATGCGCGCCATGAGGCGTGGACGCCCACGCTGATGATCATCGTGATCACTGCGGTGAAGATTGTCTGCTCGGTGATTGCCCCGCACCTCACCGACGACCCCAGCCTGGTCGCCGGTTATCTCGGTGCCGCCAACGGACTCGGGTTCGTGGCGGGCGCCGTGTGTGGGTATCTGCTGTTGCGCCGAAGCATCGGGCGCGCGGCCGGACCGCTCATCGGTCCGGGCGTGGTCCGTACGGTGCTGATCACCCTCGCCGCCTCGGGTACGGCGGCGGCCGTCGGCCTCGGCATCGACCGCGGGTTCGACCTGGATCTGCTCACCCGGGCAGGCGGCGGCCTCGGTTCGATTCTGCGGCTGGTCATCCTCGGTACCGTGATGCTCACCGTCACCTTCGCGGCCATGGTGGCGGTCAAGCTTCCCGAGGCACTGAGCATCGTCTCGCTGCTGCAGCGCCGCCTGGGCAGCCGGCTCGGCATCGGCATCCAAGATCACGCTTCGGTCATGGGCAACTCCCCGCCGCCATCCCTGCCGTACCCTGATTCGGGTGATCGAGTCGGCGGCGGCGACGCTGTCGGCCTGACAACCGCAAACAAATCAGTGCACGGGGGCGGCGCTGATACGAGAAAGGGCAGGGCCGTGACAGACACCCCAGGGTCATCGACCCGGTCTGTTTCCACCGAGTCCCCCTCCGGGGGCGCAGTCCCCACCTCCGTGATGCCGGGTGCCAGCATCGCGGACGGCCGTTACCGTCTGCTCACCTCACACGGGGGCCCGGACGGGCTGCAGTTCTGGCAGGCCACCGATACCGAGCTGAATCGCCCGGTAGCGCTCACCATCATCGACGGCGCCACCTTCACCTCCGATCAGGTGCAGGATATCCTGTCGAATACCTTGCGGCTCAGTAAGATTGGGTCCTCTGGCCTAGCGCGTGTGCTGGACGCCGTACGCGAAGGAACCGGCGGCATCATCGTCGCGCAGTGGGTCCGCGGCGGTTCGCTGCGCGAAGTTGCCGACACCCAACCCTCTGCCGTAGGCGCCAGCCGGGCCGTCCGTTCCCTGGCCGAGGCCGCCGATGCTGCTTTCGAGGCCGGGTCGGCGCTGAGTATCGACCACCCCGATCGCGTACGCATCAGCATCGATGGGGATGCCGTGCTCGCGTTCCCCGCCACACTCTCCTCGGCCAGCGCGCACGAGGACGTCCATGGCCTCGGCGCCGCCCTGTACGCACTCACCACCCGCCGCTGGCCGCTAGCTGAAACTGGCCAGCCAAGTGGGCTGCCCGGCGCAAATCGCGCACCCGACGGTCGCCCCGTCGAGCCACGAGTGATCGTCCCGACCATCCCCGCGGAGATCTCGGACGTCGCCTCCCGCGCGCTCAGCGATGATCCCGGTTCTGCCGCCGAGCTGCTCGATGGCCTGGAATCGGCCATCGCGAGCGTCGATCACACCACCATGCTGGAGCCTGCCGCCGCAGCACCCACGCAGTCGTTCAGCATCGGCCGCCCCCAGGGTTTCCAGGATTCCGGGGACCCCGCGGACGATGACGATTACGACGATGTCGACGACGACGAGGACCCCGAGGAAGCGGCCCGGCACCGGAAGATCTTCCTGATCGGGCTCGGCGTGGTCGGTGTCCTGGTCATCTCGCTGTGCATCGCGCTGGGCGTCTGGGTCACGCGGATCTTCGGCGATGTCGGCCCGTTGGACAAGATCAACATCGGTATCGGATTGCCCACCCAGTCCGCCAACGGTGACACCGCCAAGCCCGGTAGCCCGGCCAAGATCGTGCAGGCGACCGTGTTCCCTCCGGGCCCGGACGCCGATCAACCCGGCAAGGCGAATCTGGCGGTGGACGGCAACGCTTCCACGTCATGGTCGACCGACACCTACACCGATGCTGATCCCTTCCCGGTGATCTTCAAACCAGGGGTTGGCCTACTGCTCGATCTCCAGTCCGCCAGTGCTCTGAGCAGCGTCACGATCGAATCTCACAGTGTCGGAACGCAAGTACAGATTCGTTCTGCCGACTCGGCCACGCCTGGCTCCGTCAACGACACCAAGGAAATCTCCGCTTCCACGACGTTGCAGCCCGGCAAAACAACGATCCCGATCACCAGCAGTTCTCCGGTCTCTCATGTGCTGGTGTGGATCAACAAGCTGGGTTCCACCAACGGTGATCACCATGCGGAGATCGGCGAAATCACTGTCACGACTGCTTCCTAG
- a CDS encoding N-acetylmuramoyl-L-alanine amidase — protein MTTGASNIRHGDRGPAVSEVREVLTALGFLEDPDETLATGRHVMPDHFDPTLDDAVRAFQQRRGLLVDGVVGPATYRTLKEASYRLGARTLFHQFSAPMYGDDVATLQKRLQDLGFYTGLVDGNFGLQTYNSLMSYQREYGLTADGICGPETLRSFQLLGRHVTGGSAHAIRETEHVRNAGPQLSGKRIVIDPGLGGADRGVIVPGREGPTSEADILWDLASRLEGRMTAIGMDTYISRAIQNNPTDIDRATYANNVGADLMISLRFDSQPTVAASGVASYHFGNLHGSVSTIGHMLADFIQREVAARTGLRDCRAHGRTWDLLRLTRMPTVQVDIGYITSPNDVSILSAAHYRDVVAESILAAVKRVYLLGKNDRPTGTFTFDELLAHELSAGS, from the coding sequence ATGACGACAGGCGCGTCGAACATTCGCCACGGCGATCGAGGCCCCGCCGTCAGCGAGGTACGCGAGGTGCTCACCGCACTCGGGTTCCTGGAGGATCCCGATGAGACGCTGGCGACCGGTCGGCACGTCATGCCGGACCACTTCGACCCGACGTTGGACGACGCCGTGCGCGCGTTCCAACAGCGCCGCGGCCTGTTGGTCGATGGTGTCGTCGGACCCGCGACCTATCGCACCCTCAAGGAAGCCTCCTACCGGCTCGGGGCTCGCACCCTTTTCCACCAGTTCTCCGCACCCATGTACGGCGACGATGTGGCGACTCTGCAGAAGCGTCTGCAGGATCTCGGGTTCTACACGGGTCTGGTCGACGGTAACTTCGGGCTGCAGACCTACAACTCGCTCATGTCGTACCAGCGGGAGTACGGGCTGACGGCGGACGGCATTTGTGGGCCGGAGACCCTGCGCTCGTTCCAGTTGTTGGGTCGACACGTCACCGGTGGGTCTGCGCATGCGATACGCGAGACCGAACATGTCCGTAACGCCGGCCCGCAGCTGTCCGGCAAGCGCATCGTGATCGATCCCGGTCTCGGCGGCGCCGACCGCGGAGTCATCGTTCCGGGCCGCGAGGGCCCGACCAGCGAAGCAGACATCCTGTGGGACTTGGCCAGTCGCCTCGAGGGGCGGATGACCGCGATCGGCATGGACACCTATATCTCGCGCGCCATCCAGAACAACCCCACCGACATCGACCGCGCCACCTATGCCAACAATGTGGGTGCCGATCTGATGATCAGCCTGCGTTTCGACTCGCAGCCCACCGTGGCCGCCAGCGGCGTCGCGTCCTATCACTTCGGCAATCTGCACGGCTCGGTGTCCACCATCGGACACATGCTGGCCGACTTTATTCAGCGAGAAGTGGCTGCGCGCACGGGATTACGTGACTGCAGGGCGCACGGCCGCACGTGGGACTTGCTGCGCCTCACCCGGATGCCCACCGTGCAGGTGGACATCGGGTACATCACCTCGCCGAACGATGTCTCCATTCTGAGCGCCGCCCACTATCGCGATGTGGTGGCCGAGTCGATTCTGGCCGCGGTCAAGCGTGTGTACCTGCTCGGTAAGAACGACAGGCCCACTGGCACATTTACTTTCGACGAGCTGCTGGCCCACGAGCTGTCCGCCGGGAGCTAA
- the trxA gene encoding thioredoxin — MSDHATVTVTDDSFQEDVVSSNKPVLVDFWATWCGPCKMVAPVLEEIAKDHGETLTIAKLDVDANPETARAFQVTSIPTLILFQNGEATKRIVGAKSKSALLRELDGVV, encoded by the coding sequence ATGAGCGACCACGCGACCGTTACCGTCACCGACGACTCCTTCCAGGAGGACGTCGTCTCCAGCAATAAGCCCGTGCTGGTGGATTTCTGGGCGACCTGGTGTGGGCCCTGCAAGATGGTGGCCCCCGTGCTGGAGGAGATCGCCAAGGACCATGGCGAAACGCTAACCATCGCCAAGCTTGATGTCGATGCCAACCCGGAGACCGCGCGCGCCTTCCAGGTGACGTCGATCCCCACCCTGATCCTCTTCCAGAACGGTGAGGCAACCAAGCGTATCGTCGGCGCCAAGAGCAAGTCGGCGTTGCTGCGTGAGCTGGACGGGGTCGTCTAA
- a CDS encoding ferredoxin — MAEAHAGLRVIVDQDLCMGSGYCVAQHPELFSADADGTAVPRAAGVLNEDQVAKADEAAHLCPASAIEVVSRD, encoded by the coding sequence ATGGCCGAGGCCCACGCAGGGTTGAGGGTGATCGTCGACCAGGATCTGTGCATGGGGTCGGGATATTGTGTGGCGCAGCATCCGGAGTTGTTCAGTGCGGATGCGGATGGCACCGCCGTACCGAGGGCCGCTGGGGTGTTGAACGAGGACCAGGTGGCGAAGGCCGATGAGGCGGCGCACCTCTGCCCGGCGAGTGCGATCGAGGTGGTGAGCCGGGATTAG
- the trxB gene encoding thioredoxin-disulfide reductase produces the protein MSEVVSTESESDIHELIIIGSGPAGYTAAVYAARAQLKPIVFEGTQFGGALMTTTEVENYPGFREGIMGPDLMDQMREQAIRFGADLRTEDVDEVSLQGPVKTVTVGGEIFRSRAVILAMGAAPRYLGVPGEDTLLGRGVSSCATCDGFFFKDQDIAVIGGGDSAMEEATFLTRFARSVTLIHRRDEFRASKIMLERAYADPKINVLTNTKILGVEGTDSVIGLKLENTVTGEASQLPVTGMFVAVGHDPRSELVKDVVDVDSDGYVLVRDRSTYTSLEGVFAAGDLVDRTYRQAVTAAGSGCAAAIDAERWLAETAHSQTLVEA, from the coding sequence ATGTCGGAGGTTGTATCGACCGAGTCCGAATCGGACATCCACGAGCTCATCATCATCGGCTCAGGACCCGCTGGATACACCGCGGCGGTCTACGCAGCCCGTGCCCAGCTGAAGCCGATTGTTTTCGAGGGCACCCAGTTCGGCGGCGCACTCATGACCACCACCGAGGTCGAGAACTACCCGGGTTTCCGTGAGGGCATCATGGGTCCCGACCTGATGGACCAGATGCGCGAGCAGGCCATCCGCTTCGGTGCCGACCTGCGCACCGAGGATGTCGACGAGGTCTCCCTGCAGGGCCCTGTGAAGACCGTCACGGTGGGCGGCGAAATCTTTCGTTCCCGCGCGGTGATCCTGGCCATGGGCGCCGCTCCGCGGTATCTCGGGGTACCGGGCGAGGACACCTTGCTGGGCCGGGGCGTGAGTTCCTGTGCCACCTGCGACGGTTTCTTCTTCAAGGATCAGGACATCGCCGTCATCGGCGGCGGCGATTCCGCGATGGAAGAGGCGACCTTCCTCACACGGTTTGCCCGCAGCGTGACACTCATCCATCGCCGTGACGAGTTCCGCGCGTCCAAGATCATGCTGGAGCGCGCGTACGCGGACCCCAAGATCAACGTCCTGACCAACACCAAGATCCTCGGGGTCGAAGGCACCGACTCGGTGATCGGGCTCAAGCTCGAGAACACGGTGACCGGGGAAGCCTCGCAGCTGCCCGTCACCGGGATGTTCGTCGCCGTCGGGCACGATCCGCGCAGCGAACTCGTTAAGGATGTCGTCGACGTCGATTCAGACGGGTACGTGCTGGTGCGCGACAGAAGCACCTACACCTCATTGGAAGGCGTGTTCGCCGCGGGCGACCTCGTTGACCGAACCTATCGGCAAGCCGTCACCGCCGCCGGAAGTGGTTGTGCTGCAGCCATCGACGCCGAGCGCTGGCTTGCCGAGACGGCGCATTCCCAGACCCTCGTCGAGGCCTAG
- the sigM gene encoding RNA polymerase sigma factor SigM translates to MVQGVLTTPQHSDAELLAAHVAGDPSAFEELFRRHHRRLYRLARATSRTPEDAADALQEAMLSAHRGAANFRNDAAVTSWLYRIVVNACLDRLRRTKAHSPIELEEDVYTLEDPSTSVDTSIVIQKALLRLPAEQRAAVIAVDMHGYSVADAAELLGVPEGTVKSRCARARARLAVALHYLDKAGSVEPETIDY, encoded by the coding sequence ATGGTTCAGGGGGTTCTCACGACTCCTCAACACTCGGACGCCGAGCTGTTGGCTGCCCACGTCGCCGGCGACCCTTCCGCTTTCGAGGAGCTATTCCGCCGTCATCACCGTCGCCTCTACCGGCTCGCTCGGGCCACCAGCCGCACCCCCGAGGATGCCGCCGATGCCTTGCAGGAAGCGATGCTGTCGGCGCACCGTGGTGCCGCCAATTTCCGTAACGACGCCGCCGTCACCAGCTGGCTTTACCGCATTGTCGTGAATGCCTGTCTTGACCGTCTGCGTCGTACCAAGGCACACAGCCCGATCGAACTCGAAGAGGACGTCTACACCCTCGAGGATCCCTCGACCAGTGTCGACACCTCGATCGTCATCCAGAAGGCCCTGCTCCGGCTGCCCGCCGAACAGCGCGCCGCGGTCATAGCCGTCGACATGCACGGATACTCGGTGGCCGATGCCGCTGAGCTGCTCGGCGTGCCCGAGGGCACGGTGAAGAGCCGCTGCGCGAGAGCCCGCGCACGCCTGGCCGTCGCCCTGCACTATCTCGACAAGGCCGGCTCCGTCGAACCGGAAACCATCGACTACTAA
- a CDS encoding NUDIX hydrolase encodes MSDSSGGSRTGGSSDEPGSDPASARGRGSRRGRRNRSQGRAQGAGTPAASPAAGTPHGTDGTGAAGAKGRGRGRPKGGATGTSLRTVRETSAGGLVIAGIDGPKDGQVAALIGRTDRRGRMLWSLPKGHIEQGETAEQTAIREVAEETGIRGSVLAALGSIDYWFVTEGRRVHKTVHHYLMRSLGGELSDDDVEVTEVAWVPLEELPTRLAYADERRLAQVAGDLIDKLHTDGPESLPPLPPSTPRRRPQTHSSTHRTPGRRTGRGPQQ; translated from the coding sequence GTGTCTGACTCCTCCGGCGGTTCCCGCACGGGTGGGTCGTCGGATGAACCCGGCTCGGACCCCGCCTCAGCGCGCGGCAGGGGGTCGCGACGCGGTCGGCGCAACCGATCGCAGGGCCGGGCGCAAGGCGCTGGCACTCCGGCGGCCTCCCCTGCCGCGGGCACTCCTCACGGAACCGACGGAACCGGTGCTGCGGGTGCAAAAGGCCGCGGGCGCGGGCGCCCGAAAGGCGGCGCCACAGGAACCTCGTTGCGCACCGTCCGTGAGACCTCCGCCGGTGGCCTGGTCATCGCCGGCATCGACGGTCCCAAGGACGGCCAGGTGGCCGCCCTCATTGGACGGACGGACCGGCGTGGCCGAATGCTGTGGTCGCTGCCCAAGGGCCACATCGAACAGGGCGAGACCGCCGAGCAGACCGCCATCCGCGAGGTCGCCGAGGAGACCGGTATCCGCGGAAGCGTGCTGGCCGCACTCGGCAGCATCGACTACTGGTTCGTCACCGAGGGCCGCCGAGTGCACAAGACCGTGCACCACTATCTGATGCGCTCGCTGGGCGGAGAGCTCTCCGATGACGATGTCGAAGTCACCGAGGTCGCCTGGGTCCCCCTCGAGGAACTGCCCACCCGGCTGGCGTACGCCGATGAGCGGCGGCTGGCCCAAGTGGCCGGCGACCTCATCGACAAACTGCACACCGACGGGCCCGAATCGCTGCCCCCCTTACCTCCGTCCACCCCGAGACGCCGCCCGCAGACGCACTCCAGCACCCATAGGACACCGGGCCGACGAACCGGGCGTGGACCACAGCAATGA